In Cryptomeria japonica chromosome 10, Sugi_1.0, whole genome shotgun sequence, a genomic segment contains:
- the LOC131030729 gene encoding jacalin-related lectin 19, translating to MSSKVVKVKYENMMTRLQVIYWHGVPHVSLHELKSKIFDLFKLKGFADELILRYTDEEGDNIVILNDDGLWDALTENNHPFYIEASFSRSEESSLKCSEISFQNLGPFGGGGGTEWDDGYFEGINGITITKSYASLLSIQVSYATVKDTTRTGARHGGAGDHEICTKFMYPTEKLQKISGYCGVVENNWTVIKCLSFETNFAKYGPFGVVDWAPFEFDLRSRNVFGFYGRSSYKYLDSIGLHTYSIPPKLGK from the exons ATGTCAAGCAAAGTAGTAAAG GTGAAATATGAAAACATGATGACACGGCTTCAGGTAATTTATTGGCATGGGGTACCGCATGTATCTTTGCATGAACTGAAATCCAAGATTTTTGATCTTTTCAAGTTGAAGGGGTTTGCCGATGAGCTTATTTTAAGATATACAGACGAAGAAGGTGATAATATCGTTATATTAAATGATGATGGTTTATGGGATGCACTCACAGAGAATAACCACCCCTTTTATATTGAAGCATCGTTCAGTAGGAGCGAAGAAAGTTCTCTAAAATGCAGTGAAATTAGCTTTCAAAATTTGGGGCCATTTGGTGGTGGAGGGGGGACAGAATGGGACGATGGATATTTTGAAGGAATAAACGGAATTACTATAACCAAGAGTTATGCATCTTTGCTTTCCATTCAAGTTAGTTATGCTACTGTAAAGGATACCACTCGTACTGGAGCTCGACACGGAGGAGCAGGGGATCATGAAATTTGTACG AAATTTATGTACCCAACTGAAAAGCTTCAAAAGATAAGTGGATATTGTGGAGTTGTAGAAAATAACTGGACGGTCATCAAATGTTTGTCGTTTGAAACCAACTTTGCCAAATATGGTCCATTTGGTGTTGTAGATTGGGCTCCTTTCGAGTTTGATTTGAGATCAAGGAATGTATTTGGTTTTTATGGCCGATCTTCCTATAAATATTTGGACTCTATTGGTCTGCACACCTACTCAATACCACCAAAACTTGGAAAATGA